From the genome of Nitrospirota bacterium, one region includes:
- a CDS encoding NADH-quinone oxidoreductase subunit M, with product MGIPILSIVTFLPLLGALILLFVRNAVAARWIALAFTVVDFLVAIPIVLKFDSTTHNMQFVEHYIWIPSWNITYFMGIDGISVLFIFLSSLLGWVCVLASWRSIQHKVKEFMMALLVMQTAMIGVFCALDFFLFYLFWEAMLIPMYLIIGVWGGKNRIYAAIKFFLYTLAGSVLMLIGIIALYFAGGHTFDIIELMKQNYPFAFQFWVFLSFFIAFAIKVPMFPFHTWLPDAHVEAPTAGSIILAGVLLKMGTYGLIRFNLTLFEEAARYFTPLILVMSVIGIIYGGYLALAQSDIKKLIAYSSISHMGFVTLGLFVYNSAGVEGAIMQMLNHGITTGALFLCIGLIYERTHTRELADYGGLAKAVPIYTTFFTIFILSSMAIPGTNSFIGEFLILAGAFGYSKVAGAFSIIGAMLGAVYLLSMYKKVALGEINHKGHIHEAHDVNVRELAAMVALAIFVFWIGVNAAPFVELIHPSVSHLLEQLNSAGNMVAHVR from the coding sequence ATGGGTATCCCGATATTAAGTATAGTAACATTTCTGCCGCTCCTTGGAGCACTGATTCTCCTTTTTGTAAGAAATGCCGTTGCAGCCCGGTGGATTGCCCTGGCCTTTACAGTCGTTGATTTCCTTGTTGCCATCCCGATCGTCCTGAAGTTCGACAGCACAACGCACAATATGCAGTTTGTGGAACATTATATCTGGATTCCATCATGGAATATTACATACTTTATGGGTATAGACGGTATAAGTGTCCTGTTTATATTCCTGTCGTCCCTGCTTGGCTGGGTATGTGTGCTTGCGTCGTGGCGCTCCATCCAGCATAAGGTTAAAGAATTCATGATGGCGCTTCTTGTCATGCAGACGGCTATGATAGGCGTCTTCTGCGCCCTTGATTTCTTTCTGTTTTACTTATTCTGGGAAGCGATGCTTATCCCTATGTATCTGATCATCGGAGTCTGGGGGGGCAAGAACAGGATCTATGCAGCGATTAAGTTCTTTCTCTATACACTGGCAGGAAGTGTGCTCATGCTTATCGGAATTATTGCACTCTATTTTGCCGGCGGCCATACCTTTGACATCATAGAACTCATGAAACAGAACTATCCTTTCGCATTTCAGTTCTGGGTATTTCTCTCATTCTTCATAGCATTTGCAATCAAAGTCCCGATGTTTCCTTTCCATACATGGCTGCCTGATGCCCATGTGGAGGCGCCGACAGCAGGGAGTATTATACTTGCCGGAGTGCTGCTTAAGATGGGGACATACGGGCTTATTAGATTCAACCTGACACTTTTTGAAGAGGCCGCGAGGTACTTTACACCTCTTATACTTGTCATGTCAGTGATAGGAATAATATATGGCGGTTATCTTGCACTTGCGCAGAGCGACATAAAGAAACTTATTGCCTATTCGAGTATAAGCCACATGGGTTTTGTTACTCTTGGACTCTTTGTCTATAACTCAGCTGGCGTCGAAGGGGCTATAATGCAGATGCTGAATCACGGCATCACAACAGGGGCGTTGTTCCTGTGTATCGGGTTGATATATGAGAGGACCCATACGAGAGAGCTTGCTGACTACGGCGGCCTTGCCAAGGCGGTGCCGATTTATACTACATTTTTTACGATTTTTATTCTGTCATCCATGGCTATCCCGGGTACCAATTCGTTCATAGGTGAGTTCCTGATACTGGCCGGGGCATTCGGATACAGTAAGGTTGCCGGTGCGTTTTCAATAATAGGCGCCATGCTCGGTGCAGTTTATCTGCTCAGTATGTATAAGAAGGTTGCTCTTGGAGAGATCAATCACAAAGGTCATATACATGAGGCACATGATGTCAATGTCAGAGAGCTCGCAGCAATGGTTGCCCTTGCCATATTTGTCTTTTGGATCGGAGTGAATGCAGCTCCGTTTGTCGAGCTCATACATCCATCAGTTAGTCACCTGCTGGAACAGCTTAACTCAGCCGGGAATATGGTTGCTCATGTTAGATAA
- a CDS encoding NADH-quinone oxidoreductase subunit N has product MNFDISNIIFSMPEIIVLAGACLLLMFDLILPKGQKQAIAYVALAVVIIAGAETWLLSDNIAHIFNRMFMFDGYSIFFKFVFYIGTLLAILLSINYMKIEGEDYGEYYVLILFALSGMMIMASGTDLLSIYVGLELMALSIYILTGFTQRSGKSNEAAMKYIILGSFSSGVLLYGMSLIYGITGTTQLSDLALALKGQDNMDMSLILAVIFLVAGFGFKVAAVPFHMWAPDVYEGAPTSITAFMSVGPKAAAFAAILRIFIEALGPVAGSWETILALVAVLTMATGSIFALIQTNIKRMIAYSSIAHAGYALLGVVAGGRDGISSVMLYMLIYTLMNMGIFGLIIMMRKGDFRGENIHDYTGLAKTNKLAALLMLIFLFSLAGIPPTGGFVGKFYIFMALVGQGLIPLAVIAVIFSAVSAFFYIRIVMLMYMKEPTHKFDLATTPASGIAIAIALIGILIIGVLPSWFLEMAQRAAFPV; this is encoded by the coding sequence ATGAATTTTGATATCAGCAATATAATATTCAGTATGCCGGAGATAATCGTTCTGGCCGGGGCATGCCTGCTCCTTATGTTCGATCTGATACTTCCTAAAGGTCAGAAACAGGCGATAGCTTATGTCGCCCTGGCTGTTGTCATTATAGCCGGAGCTGAGACCTGGCTGCTTTCTGATAATATTGCCCATATATTTAACCGGATGTTCATGTTCGATGGATATTCAATATTCTTTAAATTTGTATTCTACATAGGTACCCTGCTTGCAATACTGCTTTCAATCAATTACATGAAGATTGAAGGGGAGGATTATGGAGAATATTATGTTCTGATTCTGTTTGCACTCAGCGGAATGATGATAATGGCCTCTGGCACTGACCTCCTGAGCATATATGTAGGACTTGAGTTGATGGCTCTTTCCATATACATACTAACCGGTTTTACACAGCGCTCAGGAAAATCAAATGAGGCTGCCATGAAATACATTATCCTTGGTTCTTTCTCCTCAGGTGTTTTACTATATGGCATGTCTCTCATCTATGGTATTACCGGTACTACTCAGTTGTCTGATCTTGCATTGGCGCTTAAAGGGCAGGATAACATGGATATGTCATTAATACTTGCTGTTATTTTCTTAGTGGCCGGCTTTGGTTTCAAGGTCGCTGCCGTGCCCTTCCACATGTGGGCGCCGGATGTTTATGAAGGGGCTCCAACATCAATTACTGCATTCATGTCAGTAGGTCCAAAGGCTGCTGCGTTTGCAGCCATCCTGCGGATTTTCATTGAGGCCCTCGGTCCGGTGGCAGGGAGCTGGGAAACAATACTCGCCCTGGTTGCAGTCCTGACAATGGCGACAGGAAGCATCTTTGCGTTGATTCAGACTAACATAAAGAGGATGATCGCATACTCCAGTATTGCTCATGCTGGCTACGCACTCCTTGGTGTAGTTGCAGGCGGTCGGGACGGCATATCAAGTGTGATGTTATACATGCTTATATATACTTTAATGAACATGGGTATTTTCGGATTGATCATCATGATGAGGAAAGGGGACTTCCGCGGCGAAAATATTCACGATTACACCGGATTGGCTAAGACTAACAAATTAGCGGCACTGCTGATGCTGATATTCCTTTTCTCTCTGGCCGGAATCCCGCCGACCGGAGGTTTTGTAGGTAAGTTCTATATTTTTATGGCCCTGGTAGGTCAGGGACTGATTCCACTTGCCGTCATTGCTGTAATCTTCAGCGCAGTCTCGGCATTCTTCTATATCCGCATAGTAATGTTGATGTACATGAAGGAGCCAACCCACAAATTTGACCTTGCAACTACCCCTGCCAGCGGCATTGCCATAGCTATAGCCTTGATCGGCATACTCATCATAGGTGTTCTGCCTTCCTGGTTCCTCGAGATGGCCCAGAGGGCCGCGTTTCCTGTGTAA
- a CDS encoding outer membrane protein transport protein, with translation MKLVLRLTLAAMLFVSIAVFSGTALATNGYQLIGVGQIQKGMAGAVTAAPLDTMTAISNPAGMARVGERADFSMEAFMPVRSVDFGAMGGGKTEGGSELYGIPSVGWVANAFNREDVYFGGGMFATSGLGVDYGEVLMMPGAALDMMTGAPSGTHSDVTFDGFSAIQFWKMAPTIAWNVNGGLSLGASLNVDYQSVTIRERLRNVPFNPSSPAFTQMDVNLDLGRPTSQLGVGAALGLLYDLTEEVTLGFSYTSKQVFGDADFRVGKDDVKNYNGAMGVAGVYHLDLDYPQQAAFGVAFQPIDSLLFDFDIKWINWSNTHDKVTLKGPSNSFDTNSDFIGDSNQTRLDFGWEDQYIYAVGAQYKPTQRLALRAGFNYSKAPIDKADVFNNLIFPAYVERHLTCGFDYQLGTHWGIGAAYKKAFKETATGKGDVPAGFVAMTPFTVDSGVKVSLEEDSIGMLLSYRF, from the coding sequence ATGAAACTTGTTCTCAGACTCACTTTAGCAGCCATGTTGTTTGTCTCCATAGCGGTCTTTTCAGGGACAGCGCTTGCGACTAACGGTTATCAATTGATAGGTGTTGGTCAGATCCAGAAGGGTATGGCAGGGGCTGTTACGGCTGCGCCTCTGGATACAATGACGGCTATCAGTAATCCGGCGGGGATGGCACGTGTTGGCGAGCGGGCTGATTTCAGCATGGAGGCATTTATGCCGGTCCGGTCTGTAGACTTTGGCGCCATGGGTGGCGGTAAAACAGAGGGTGGGTCAGAACTCTACGGTATTCCATCTGTGGGATGGGTGGCAAATGCCTTCAATCGCGAAGACGTTTATTTTGGCGGCGGAATGTTTGCGACCTCTGGTCTTGGAGTTGATTATGGTGAGGTGCTGATGATGCCAGGGGCTGCCCTTGATATGATGACAGGAGCGCCATCTGGAACGCACAGCGATGTGACATTTGACGGTTTTTCCGCGATTCAATTCTGGAAGATGGCGCCGACCATAGCATGGAATGTTAATGGAGGACTGAGCCTGGGCGCTTCATTAAATGTAGACTATCAGTCAGTAACCATAAGGGAGAGGCTGCGCAATGTACCTTTTAACCCTTCCTCTCCTGCCTTTACTCAGATGGACGTCAATCTTGACCTTGGAAGACCGACAAGTCAGCTTGGTGTAGGTGCAGCGCTTGGTCTGTTGTATGATCTTACTGAAGAAGTTACACTGGGATTTTCTTACACGAGCAAGCAGGTCTTTGGCGACGCCGACTTTCGTGTAGGAAAAGATGATGTGAAAAATTATAATGGCGCTATGGGTGTTGCAGGTGTATATCATCTGGATCTCGATTATCCACAGCAGGCTGCATTTGGCGTAGCCTTCCAACCTATTGATTCATTGCTTTTCGACTTTGATATAAAATGGATTAACTGGTCAAACACCCATGATAAGGTAACGCTTAAAGGCCCTTCGAACTCATTTGATACAAATAGTGATTTTATTGGTGATTCAAATCAGACCAGACTCGATTTTGGCTGGGAAGATCAGTACATTTATGCTGTCGGAGCCCAGTATAAACCGACTCAAAGACTGGCCCTTCGTGCTGGTTTTAATTATTCAAAGGCGCCGATTGACAAAGCCGATGTGTTTAATAATTTAATCTTTCCTGCCTATGTTGAAAGGCATCTGACCTGTGGTTTTGACTATCAGTTAGGGACGCACTGGGGTATTGGCGCGGCGTACAAAAAGGCGTTTAAAGAGACTGCTACAGGAAAAGGGGACGTCCCTGCCGGGTTTGTTGCGATGACCCCATTTACTGTTGACTCAGGGGTAAAGGTTTCGTTAGAAGAAGATTCAATCGGGATGCTGCTTTCATATCGTTTTTAG
- the hemW gene encoding radical SAM family heme chaperone HemW has product MTGIYIHIPFCIRKCPYCSFTSFTPGNVPEEEYINALLKEINSRSTESNSTDIVTAYFGGGTPSLISPAGISKILSDLAKKFRLINPEITIEANPGTIDMERLRGYKDAGINRISIGIQSFNDRLLMSLGRSHSSKEALNAIESARKAGFDNIGIDLIHSIGGESLQDWKDDLKEALSLRPEHISAYNLTIEEGTPFQLSQEKGLLDLPGDEYQTEMLLDTIELLCTAGYEHYEVSNYALPGFRSKHNQLYWKGGDYFGFGVSAHSYFKKGFGIRMANSPLLNNYLSLINRNGTAVVEEDLLTREMAMGETVFLGLRMMEGINVKDFESRFRMKIEEAYKESIDEMTGGDLLTFDNGRLRLTQKGLLFHNNVSIRFV; this is encoded by the coding sequence ATGACCGGAATCTATATCCATATCCCTTTCTGCATAAGAAAGTGTCCATATTGCAGCTTTACATCATTCACACCGGGCAATGTGCCGGAGGAAGAATATATCAACGCATTGCTGAAAGAGATCAATTCACGGTCCACCGAATCAAATTCCACTGATATTGTAACAGCTTATTTCGGCGGCGGGACCCCCTCTCTAATTTCACCGGCAGGTATATCAAAGATCCTCTCGGATCTCGCAAAAAAGTTCAGACTAATAAATCCTGAGATAACTATTGAGGCAAATCCCGGCACTATTGACATGGAAAGGCTCAGAGGATACAAAGATGCCGGCATAAACCGTATCAGTATCGGCATCCAGTCTTTCAATGACAGACTACTGATGAGCCTCGGCAGGTCCCATAGCAGTAAAGAAGCGTTAAATGCCATAGAATCGGCCAGAAAGGCCGGATTCGATAATATAGGCATTGACCTCATACATTCCATCGGAGGAGAGTCTTTACAAGACTGGAAGGACGATCTTAAAGAGGCTTTATCACTACGTCCTGAACATATCTCAGCGTATAACCTTACCATCGAAGAAGGAACACCATTTCAACTTAGTCAGGAAAAAGGATTACTGGACCTTCCAGGGGATGAATATCAGACAGAAATGCTGCTTGACACAATTGAGTTACTTTGCACCGCAGGATATGAACATTACGAGGTCTCAAACTATGCACTCCCTGGCTTCAGGTCAAAACACAATCAGTTATATTGGAAGGGCGGAGATTATTTTGGTTTCGGGGTGTCGGCTCATTCATATTTCAAAAAGGGATTTGGTATAAGGATGGCAAATAGCCCGCTCTTGAATAATTATCTAAGTCTTATAAATCGCAATGGAACAGCGGTGGTTGAAGAGGACCTGCTTACAAGGGAAATGGCTATGGGAGAGACCGTGTTCCTGGGCCTGAGGATGATGGAAGGAATTAACGTAAAGGACTTTGAGAGCAGGTTCAGGATGAAAATAGAAGAAGCTTATAAAGAGTCAATAGACGAAATGACGGGGGGAGATCTCTTAACATTTGATAATGGCCGGCTTAGGCTGACACAAAAAGGACTACTTTTCCATAATAATGTATCAATAAGGTTTGTATAA
- a CDS encoding SRPBCC family protein yields MKTYSKPFLSFIISALFILMSAPSEAVMGQYGMIEGDNINIVDINDPDGKDGLIAEMKVMSPIDRTWDVMTDYSSLPEFIPNLKVSRVIEKKGDEIILYQEGVTGIMMFKFRIGVTVKIVEHHHQSIEFTKVDGDFEIFEGEWRVVPLTYDETLIIFTLKAKPKFYAPNWVIRSIMKRDIPLGMKALRERIEK; encoded by the coding sequence ATGAAAACTTATAGCAAGCCTTTTCTGTCTTTTATAATTTCTGCACTCTTTATCTTAATGTCAGCGCCGTCAGAGGCTGTTATGGGACAGTATGGCATGATTGAAGGAGACAATATCAACATTGTTGATATCAATGATCCTGATGGTAAGGATGGACTTATTGCAGAGATGAAGGTAATGAGTCCAATTGACCGTACGTGGGATGTAATGACTGATTATAGTAGTCTTCCGGAATTTATCCCTAACCTTAAGGTCAGCAGGGTGATAGAGAAAAAAGGTGATGAGATTATACTTTATCAGGAAGGGGTAACAGGCATCATGATGTTTAAGTTCAGGATAGGTGTTACTGTTAAAATCGTGGAACATCATCATCAAAGTATTGAATTTACAAAGGTTGATGGTGATTTTGAAATCTTCGAAGGAGAGTGGCGGGTAGTTCCGCTTACTTATGATGAGACATTAATAATCTTTACACTCAAAGCAAAACCAAAATTCTATGCCCCGAATTGGGTTATTCGATCTATTATGAAACGGGATATTCCTCTGGGGATGAAGGCATTGCGGGAAAGGATAGAAAAATAG